From Struthio camelus isolate bStrCam1 chromosome 7, bStrCam1.hap1, whole genome shotgun sequence, a single genomic window includes:
- the EEF1AKMT2 gene encoding EEF1A lysine methyltransferase 2 has protein sequence MAVAGERPGLGPGPGRGEAPFSPSVLGTREHWDAAYERELQTFQDTGDAGEIWFGEESMIRLIRWMQKRKIPLDSSVLDIGTGNGVLLVELAKSGYTNLTGIDYSPSAIQLSEKVKEKEGMSNIKFQVEDFLALSAELSGFQICIDKGTFDAISLNPENAVGKRKQYVRSLCSVLKPEGFFLITSCNWTKEELLNEFREGFEILEELPTPKFCFGGRIGNSVTALVFQRKKVEPSILDKLD, from the exons atgGCGGTGGCGGGGGAGCGGCCcggcctggggccggggccggggcgcggggaggcCCCGTTCAGCCCCTCGGTGCTGGGCACCAGAGAGCA CTGGGATGCTGCTTATGAGCGAGAACTGCAGACTTTCCAAGACACTGGAGATGCTGGGGAAATTTG GTTTGGAGAAGAAAGCATGATTCGCTTAATCAGATGGATGCAAAAACGCAAGATCCCCCTTGACAGCTCTGTGCTTGACATTGGAACTGGAAATGGTGTTTTACTGGTTGAACTG GCAAAATCTGGTTACACTAATCTCACTGGGATTGATTACTCTCCTTCTGCAATACAactttcagaaaaagtaaaagagaaagaagggatgTCTAACATTAAATTCCAG GTAGAAGACTTCCTGGCTCTATCAGCTGAGCTGTCAGGATTTCAAATTTGTATTGACAAGGGGACTTTTGATGCCATAAGCCTTAATCCTGAGAATGCGGTTGGAAAGAGGAAGCAGTATGTGAGATCTCTCTGCAGTGTGTTGAAACCAGAAGGCTTTTTCCTCATAACATCTTGTAACTGGACCAAGGAGGAGTTACTGAATGAGTTCAGAGAAG GATTTGAAATTCTGGAGGAGCTGCCAACACCCAAGTTTTGCTTTGGAGGAAGAATTGGAAACAGTGTAACAGCCTtggttttccaaagaaaaaaagtggaacCATCCATCTTGGATAAATTAGATTAG